The region TGGTGGAAGTCTGTGACGCAGTCAAGTGGAGTCAGGTAAGTGAGAAAATAACACTTTTCACAGGGTGAGCAGAATATTTGCCAATTATATGCCATTTTAGCAACTACCTCAATTTTTTTAACATACAGCTTAAGAAGACCCTATTTTTAAATTTGTGCTGAACCGTAGAACCTAGAGCTAAAAAGGTATGGACCGATATTGTACATTTCAATTGGGAAGGAAATTCATACGCAAATCCTATCAAAAATTACTTTGTTGTTTCATACATTACTTGTCTCGGCACATTTTTTTTTCGCTTTTCTTCTTTTCTAAAAAATCAATATAATAAAATGACAGAAtctgtacaaaaatatatataaaaaaaaaacatttgggcaAGTGGGATCTAAGCAGCCAGGTATATGCAATTCTTACTGAAAAAGCAGTAATTGATGCCTCCAATTTTTCCTCCCAACCTAAAATGCCAaaaggggtgggggtggggggaagGGTACGGATTACCAAAATAATAAAATTTACCTCTTGCAATAACCCTAATTGAAAAAATAGACAGTTCTGCACATGCAATCTACAGCGTTCCCCAACATAATTCTTGTGCTTATATACGGACAACTTAATTGACGTTTTAAGTTGTCGCTTGACAGTTTTGTATGAAATCTTCAGTGGACTGTGGTATGACCCTCCTTGGAGACGGACTTATAAAGGATCTCCAAAGTGGTCATACGGAAGGCACTCCAATACAGCGTAATGCAACATCTAAACAGGATCCttgatttccaaaaaaaaaaaggcaaaagtaTGCATGCACAGTGCTGTGAATGTGGGGTAAGGAGTTGAAGAGTATGTAGAGCTTTTTTACGACCCAACCAAAACCTCCATTATGTGATCTAATTCTGTGAGGTCCATCTTAAAAGGCTGATTTGGGGTTACCGGTTGGTTGCTATAAGGAGACAACGTTTTGAGGAGTTCATCTGGTGCCATTTTTGAGGCTGCTCCAGTATTGGATGTGCAAGGATCAAAATCGTACATGGACGTGTCAATGTCAGAAAAAAGGATGTCATCTAAAGTTAGGTCAGTAAGAAAGCCGGTGGAGGTCGTTAATTCAAAATTCCCTGGAAGAGAATCCATTAGTTTTGGCTCACTTGTTCTATTCTCTTGTGTTCCCTCAGGCTTAAGGGTTCCTGCTGCAACAGGTTCATCTTTTAGATGGACGGCTGCTTCTGCAGCTGCCTCTATAGAGGTAGACGATGGACATAGCTCCTCAATTTCATCCAATGCTGAGGAGAAACTGTCTTTTACTGGCTGGACAAGAGGCGGTGGTGTTAATTTGCTGCTAGAAATATTCTGCTGGACTGTTTGGGAAGTGCAATATGTGTCCTCCTCAAGCAGAGAGGCAGGAGTGAGGCAAGACTCTAGTGGTGTAGTGCTTATTAAGTCAGTGGGTTGAAGAGGCTGGGAGTTGAGATGGCTAAAAGCAGGCTGAGCCTCCTGGAATGTGTCACCAAGAGGATCAGAAGTCTG is a window of Ranitomeya variabilis isolate aRanVar5 chromosome 2, aRanVar5.hap1, whole genome shotgun sequence DNA encoding:
- the SERTAD2 gene encoding SERTA domain-containing protein 2, yielding MLAKPGKRKFDEHEDGLEGKVVSPTDGPSKVSYTLQRQTIFNISIMKLYNHRPLTEPSLQKTVLINNMLRRIQEELKQEGSLKPVFISTSQTSDPLGDTFQEAQPAFSHLNSQPLQPTDLISTTPLESCLTPASLLEEDTYCTSQTVQQNISSSKLTPPPLVQPVKDSFSSALDEIEELCPSSTSIEAAAEAAVHLKDEPVAAGTLKPEGTQENRTSEPKLMDSLPGNFELTTSTGFLTDLTLDDILFSDIDTSMYDFDPCTSNTGAASKMAPDELLKTLSPYSNQPVTPNQPFKMDLTELDHIMEVLVGS